In Treponema primitia ZAS-2, a genomic segment contains:
- the amrA gene encoding AmmeMemoRadiSam system protein A — MDFTINSEERKALLGDARETIAARLENRPPVYTRIPELQSPGDGSSALLQPCGAFVTLHLKGKLRGCIGRMSSPDPLERTVRIMAGEAAFEDPRFPPLRRDEWPNCDLEISALSPMELCPDPRTVKVGVHGLYLSLRGRSGVLLPQVPVEQGWNREEYLDYICVKAGLPPGSFANPEAKLYTFTAAVFGEK; from the coding sequence ATGGATTTTACTATAAATTCTGAAGAACGTAAGGCCCTTTTAGGGGATGCCCGGGAAACTATCGCCGCCAGGCTGGAAAACCGCCCTCCCGTATATACCCGCATTCCGGAGCTTCAATCTCCGGGGGACGGTTCCTCCGCCCTGCTCCAACCCTGCGGTGCCTTTGTGACCCTTCACCTCAAGGGCAAGCTCCGGGGCTGCATAGGCAGGATGTCTTCTCCGGACCCGCTGGAAAGAACTGTCCGCATTATGGCAGGGGAGGCCGCCTTTGAGGACCCCCGGTTCCCGCCCCTGCGCCGGGACGAATGGCCTAACTGCGACCTGGAAATCTCTGCCCTCTCCCCCATGGAACTCTGCCCGGACCCCCGTACGGTTAAGGTCGGCGTCCATGGACTCTACCTCAGCCTCCGGGGCCGTTCCGGGGTACTCCTCCCCCAGGTGCCGGTGGAACAGGGCTGGAACCGGGAGGAATACCTGGACTATATCTGTGTCAAAGCGGGGCTGCCCCCGGGCTCATTTGCGAACCCCGAGGCGAAGCTCTATACCTTCACGGCGGCGGTGTTTGGGGAAAAGTAA
- a CDS encoding AzlD domain-containing protein — protein MVSLGQAAIMTALMGLVIFFCRVFPFFFFRGDLRADQKTGKKGKAQAAFLSLVEKTAPPVAMTVLAFNAIGGPIRENPQGSIPVLAAAAFTALVHLWKRNSLISIIGGTAVYMVLSRIM, from the coding sequence ATGGTTAGCCTTGGGCAGGCGGCGATTATGACCGCCCTGATGGGTCTGGTGATCTTCTTTTGCCGGGTGTTTCCCTTCTTTTTCTTTCGGGGAGATCTTAGGGCCGATCAGAAGACTGGTAAAAAGGGGAAAGCCCAGGCTGCCTTCCTTTCCCTGGTGGAGAAGACCGCCCCCCCGGTGGCCATGACAGTACTGGCCTTCAATGCCATCGGAGGTCCCATACGGGAGAATCCCCAGGGCAGCATCCCGGTACTTGCCGCGGCGGCCTTCACTGCCCTAGTCCATCTCTGGAAGCGGAATTCCCTGATCAGCATTATCGGCGGGACCGCAGTGTATATGGTCCTGAGCCGGATTATGTGA
- a CDS encoding AzlC family ABC transporter permease, which produces MTNEQNSKRSFTDALKYSFPVLLGYLAIGFAFGLLLVDAGYPWWLALVMSLVMYAGAGQYIAVGLFAAGAGLWEAVLVQLVVNARHMAYGLTMLKRFNAAGLYKYYLIFGLSDETFALLSSLEEEQDAEARKIQSRFMFMVALLDQAYWVAGSVIGAVAGALIPFNMEGIGFALTAMFVVLMTEQILRVKRPGPFIISALAALLGVAFLPSRLSLLTALVIALGTTQLLTGNQSRAGQKEDGNG; this is translated from the coding sequence ATGACGAATGAGCAAAACAGCAAAAGATCCTTCACCGATGCCCTGAAATACTCCTTTCCAGTCCTCCTGGGTTATCTGGCCATAGGCTTTGCCTTTGGGCTTCTCCTGGTCGACGCGGGCTATCCCTGGTGGCTTGCCCTGGTCATGAGCCTGGTCATGTATGCCGGGGCCGGGCAGTACATCGCCGTGGGGCTCTTTGCCGCCGGGGCCGGGCTTTGGGAGGCTGTGCTGGTGCAACTGGTGGTAAATGCCCGGCACATGGCCTATGGACTGACCATGCTTAAGCGCTTTAACGCCGCAGGCCTGTATAAATACTACCTTATCTTCGGCCTTTCGGACGAAACCTTTGCCCTCCTCTCCTCTCTTGAGGAAGAACAGGATGCGGAAGCCAGAAAGATACAGAGCCGGTTCATGTTCATGGTTGCCCTCCTGGACCAGGCCTACTGGGTCGCCGGTTCGGTGATAGGCGCCGTGGCGGGGGCGCTGATCCCCTTTAATATGGAGGGAATCGGCTTTGCCCTGACTGCCATGTTTGTGGTCCTCATGACCGAACAGATACTCCGGGTCAAGCGGCCCGGCCCCTTCATCATTTCCGCCCTGGCGGCGCTCCTGGGAGTGGCCTTTCTGCCCTCCCGGCTTTCCCTGCTTACAGCCCTGGTGATTGCCCTGGGTACCACACAATTACTAACCGGAAACCAGAGCCGTGCCGGGCAAAAGGAGGACGGAAATGGTTAG
- a CDS encoding ABC transporter permease: protein MKIRFVNLDDAFYTLGFFARTIRGIGNFVLRGGAAYKVLTLQILFTFVEALGIASLLALGIGAAVYVIGMPLLLNLSQPRLIYSLLIIIITRELGPLLAAFIIIARSATAIATEIGGMVISHEVEAYIAVGVDPIEYLAVPRFLGVTVSMFLLNIYFSVFGLAGSYGVVRIFNPLPAEYYFSSLFQALTIHDISISIIKSICFGMIIAVLAISNGFSVERASTEIPIVGLKSVGSSFAWCIIVDILLSALYYTALS from the coding sequence ATGAAGATACGCTTCGTTAATCTGGATGACGCATTTTATACTCTGGGCTTTTTTGCCAGAACCATCAGGGGCATAGGGAATTTTGTCCTCCGGGGGGGGGCGGCTTATAAGGTTCTCACCTTGCAGATACTCTTTACCTTTGTGGAGGCCCTGGGGATTGCCTCTCTCCTGGCCTTGGGCATAGGTGCGGCAGTATATGTGATCGGTATGCCCCTGTTGCTGAACCTTTCCCAACCCCGGCTTATCTACAGTCTGCTGATCATCATCATTACCCGTGAACTGGGGCCCCTGCTGGCGGCCTTTATCATCATTGCCCGTTCTGCCACGGCTATCGCCACCGAAATCGGGGGGATGGTGATTTCCCACGAGGTGGAGGCCTATATTGCCGTTGGGGTGGACCCCATTGAATACCTGGCAGTACCCCGTTTCCTGGGGGTCACGGTTTCCATGTTTTTACTGAATATCTATTTTTCCGTATTCGGCCTGGCCGGGTCCTATGGGGTGGTCCGGATTTTCAACCCCCTGCCGGCAGAGTACTATTTTAGCAGCCTGTTCCAGGCCCTTACCATCCATGATATATCTATCTCAATAATAAAAAGCATCTGTTTTGGGATGATCATCGCGGTTCTGGCGATCAGTAACGGGTTCTCGGTTGAACGGGCCAGTACGGAGATCCCCATTGTGGGGCTTAAATCCGTGGGCTCTTCCTTTGCATGGTGTATCATTGTGGATATACTGTTATCGGCCCTGTATTATACGGCCCTGAGCTGA